The Anopheles moucheti chromosome 3, idAnoMoucSN_F20_07, whole genome shotgun sequence genome contains the following window.
TGAGTGTAGTTAAGTTTGTTTAAACGATCGTTTAGCCTCGAATAATATTATTCTCACAATTAATCTTTGATTAATCTTTCTGTGAACAAGAATAATCGGATTAATCTATCCGATTATAGCTCTGGTACCCTATTATTCCTATTATTGAAGTGACAAATACGGGGGACTGGAGAAGGAgccttaaaaaaacacacacacaatgctgcAGAAATGTCCAATCAGCCATAAGGACGCGACGAGAAGCAGGCTTTATGAAAGAGTAAAAGCATACACAGTgtagtttaatttatattaactACATATTGTAcaaatgtttatttagtttCGTGTGAGTATTGTGTGAGTTCATCGTTGTTTTCTAGCGTGTTGCCGTTGACTTCATCGTTCTCCAATACGGCATTCGGCATCTCGTTGACTTCATCGTTCTCCAGTACGGCATTCGGCATCTGTTTGGCACCCTTGGCAAGTTGCTATTTCATCTGCTCCTCCATCTCTTGGAATTTGAGGGTAAGATATCTGGAATATGGAATCGTATTTTTATAGGAAGTTGCTAACAAAGTGAGGTAATGTTTTAAGCGTACTTATCAACCAGTGGCATACTGTAATCTTTGGGGAACTTAGGTGTGAAGGGTACAATGTACTTTTACAGCCGTTCGCATGCAACCGCAATCGGTTAAAATGTCCCCGAAGAGACGTTCGTGGACGAATTTAAGGTAAAAATGTGAATGTGTCATGTTTCAGTTGCAATTTATGTGCGTTAAACGTTATTGAATATCATAAGACAACTCGGAATACTTCTTTAGAATCTTAAATACAACGAAGATTGTATATTTCTTCCACAGAAGCTAAATAGAACTTTATAGCATTTCCTGTCCCTATAATTATCTTCCACCGACCGTAGGAAGGAAAAGCTGTTGCTAAACCTAGCGGGATGACTAGCGCTTGGTcgtggagagagaaaaaaagagagaaacaaCGTTTAATTGCATCGCGCTAGACAGATCACCGGTTCCTGACGTTACCGAAAGTTTTCCCGCTTGTAAAATTACGCCCGTCGTGTATTATAAGTAACAGCTCGGTGGAAGTTAATCTTTCGTAATTTATGACGAATTTCCGCACGGTTGTCGGCACTGCAGCACCTTACCGCACATTACCAGCACCTGCGGGGAGTAACTGGTTGAAATATGCGCGAgatgaatgaaaatgtttcgtcCCAGTATACGGGGAACAAAACATGCAGATACTTATACCTTTTTCCACGGTCCAAATATTGTGTACTACACatagattttttatttgctttgtttgtagctttataaaattgttttcaaatcaaagtttTAGGAACATTTAATACGCGCCAAACCATCTCTCCAACCACAACGTGCGACTCGAATGCGTTCTAATGCACCATGTTTGTTGCACCATGCACTCGAACTATGGCACTAGGCGAGCCTACCGGTTCTGGTAAAGAGACGGGCTATAGAGGTTTTGAGGTTTAACGGATTTGGTTTCCGCAATCGGACATGTAAGCTGCAGGCCGTGTTGAATTTGATTTAGAGCATGTACAGCATGTAATATTTGCAATCTGTGCTGTTCGATTGGTTGGGAATGCATGTATGCTCACCCATACCAAACCTCCCACGCCGTTCCTCGTTTCATCCGGGTGACGGTTATCGACCGATTTACATGTACATGCCGGCTTCCGTGCGTTTGGAGTGATTGTCCAGTAGCGTCCAGTGAATGCGAAAGGGCATATCAAGCGGCGGCAAGGAAAAACCAATCAATTTGTGATGGAAAATAACAAACGTGTACACCCTATGGGTAGGCACGGtacatttaattttgcattattGGTTCATACAAATATATTCAGAGCTTTCATACGGAAAAACTCACAGGAAGAATGCagagaaaatatgttttttttatcatatataataaaaaacataataatttaattgcatGAACCAAGAAAAACCCTCTACAAAAACGTGTATTCTTGTAACTCGAAATTGGTTCGTACCCCTGCATTCCTGCAAGGATTTTCGCAAAAGCACGTTATAAATCATGCGTAACCGATTGCTGCTGCAAGGATTATTACGTACGACTTTACCATTACGATTGAAACTGTCGGTTCGCCCCCCGGAACGAATCGATTTCGTTGTCTTCGATGTGTCCTTACGAGCAGCACTAGATAGACCCCATTGGCACACATTGCCGCATGGTAATGCTCATTTCGGCATTTGACTTACTGCACCGTTTCCTTTGCGGGGAGGTGGGGGCAATGATCTCATTCTTCCGCACGCAATCGGTGTCCATAGCGCAGGGCATTAATTTATCACGACAAAATGATAAATGAAGCTAATGCCAAAGCACCCGTTTTAGGGTGTATTGGGCGGTGGTATATGGTGGTGTGTAATACCAACATATCGATCCTGCGGGTATTTTAACCTACTCCCAGCAGCAGTACTGGAAACAGTAAATGGAGGAGTAAAACTAGGTCACTGAAGGGACAAACATGGGGGACAGGAGAAGGAgccttaaaaaaacacacaatgctGCAGAAATGTCCAATCAGCCATAAGGACGCGACGAGAAGCAGGCTTTATGAAAGAGTAAAAGCATACACAGTgtagtttaatttatattaactACATATTGTAcaaatgtttatttagtttCTTGTGAGTATTGATCATAAATCAACATCGATCGTTCCCTCCCTTACACCATTCACCTTTTTCTTCGATCGTAATTTAGGTTCCTTATGAGATGCCCACTGGTGCCATCGTTTTTAACCTCAATTCGCCGATTCTTGCTCAATATCGGTGCCGCCGTTGGAAGTATATTGTGTGGCAGCGGTGAAACACTTGCCGGATGTTCCGTGTTCAACACTTTCGCGTACTCGTCGTCCTTTTCCCGTTCTTCCGGCTCGATCATCATCTCTCCGGCACGAAACGGATCGATCTGAGGTTCCTCGGTGGCAATGATATGGTTGGTGGTAGTTGGAACGGAAGAGGTACGGTACATAGAGGATGTGGGTGGCCGTCCATCGTCCTCGTCTTCACCGGACATGCTTGCCATTGGAGGTGAACCCAcagtactgctgctgcttgtacCAGAAGGCTCAATCATTCCACCGGCCTTATTACTGCCTCGCTGCAGTTCCGCATCGATGTCTTCGAGCGTAATTGGAACTGATGAGGATGGAACGGATGGCATCGATTCGACTGGCTTTGGATGGGCTAGTGTCACCGAGGCTCGCTCTGGTACCGCTTCCGTAGTAGCGTACTTGATCGGATACGGTTGATTTTGATTGTACCGTTGTCTTCTAGAGTGTTGCCGTTGACTTCATCGTTCTCCAGTACGGCATTCGGCATCTCGATCGAACCCTGTTTGGCACCCTTGGCACGTTGCTGTTTCATCAGCTCCTCCATCTCTTGGAATTTGAGGGCAAGATATCTGGAATAttgaattgtatttttataGGAGGTTGCTAACAAAGTGAGGTAATGTTTTAAGCGTACTTATCAACCAGTGGCCCACTGTAATCTTCGGGGAACTTGGGTGTGAAGGGTAGAATGTACTTGTACAGCCGTTCATTCAGAACGTACAGTTGCGCAGTAGTGGAGCATTTCACATTGAACCACCAATCACACGTCAGAGCAACCTAAACCATACAAACGGAAACAGCATTAGGTCAAGATGTAGAGACCAGCAAATCAAAATCTATCAGTATCACAAACCTGACTGAAGATGGTCCCATTCGGACACAGGAAGGATGCTTTGCCATCGTTAAGATCGCAATAGTGCCACACCTGACAGTTTGTTTCCGGATCACCGAAGAATCCCTTGTACCGTTGATCCTTGCACTTGAAGCTTGTTTCAGGTATCTCTGCAAGGGCCGGATAGTCAATGCCGGGTTTGCCAGTGTTTGGCCCTGGTGATACAATCTTGTTGATCAACATCGGTGGCCCCGCACGGTACTTGTCCGTATCGACGTACGTTTCCGGCTCAACGGTCGTGTAGTTCGTGTGCTCGTAAACCGGTTCCACTAACTCCGGTCGTTCTTCCTCCGGACGGTGGTGCCCGTTCGCTGTCAGATTGTTCAGAATCTTCACCAACGTCCGGATGGAGTTATCAATGTTATTCGGAGTGAGTGTTTTCGGGAGAAGGTCTGTGGAACCTGTTCGTACGGATCCCGTTCCCGGGGTATGACGGCGTACTTTGGCCGTTCGTAAATGTCGAATATTGTTGCTTAATAAAAAGATGCCAAGTTTCAACGCAAAAGTGTTCTCAGTGTTAAAAAATCTGTTTTCTCAGAAAGAAGCTTTGTGGTAAGCATATGAAAGTATTTAAACGGTAGAAGTCAATTATGCATGATGAAACATGCTCAATTTGAGTTTTCGTTTTGCGCAATGAATATCACAATATTATTTAGGTGGATATAGTTATCGAAAACTCGCATATTAATCTTTTGTATCCGGGAAACCGCAGGTGTACTTCAGGCCATCAGGATAGGCGTGTGTTTCACCATCATACAGCGTATATATTGTCCATCTTGTAGATCAACTTTTAATACCATGCTTTAGGAAAACTTCTTAAAGCTTATTATTAGGAAAATCATATCAATCATATCATAGTTTATAATACAAATCGTTTCTTATTGAAAAAGCAGAACCACTGCCGTGAACAAAACTCGTACTTGctttatgtgttgtttgttttgattcgagcgtgtgtatgtatgagtACAAAAACGAGCGACGAAACCACGGACTCTGCGAATTCAGCTtgcgaaatcccatacaaagcaGCCGTTTTCCGAtctctgacaccaagagagcatgtattagctggaggtaacatgtatgtctCACCAGCGTGCATTTTTTGGTACATGGGTCATCACTATGGGCAATGTCAAACTCATGACCGAACGTCTATCACTATGGGCAAACTATCAAACTAGTGACCGAAGGTCTAGCcacaattaatattattcttaAAACTATCGTTCTGTCAAAAAGATCAATCGGATTAACCTTTGATTAACCCTTCTGTAAAAAGATTAATCGGtttaaccgtagagttgtcaaccaaatttacacacgtaagttggcaaccggcatacccgggtattccatacgttttgacgtatgcaattaacggttttcgtaggtaaacaatgcttcctatacatttatattcttgcaaatctgTGAAAATCAGAacgttaaatgaatatagaactataatgcaatattatatacatttttttatatctcacatattgtaatacaaaaaagaaacaagtaataaGAAATGTGTTGTATTACAatccattgtttacattttcgctaATTCAGCATAACCATTGTCtttatacttttaattttatgtaatgtatttatttacaatttattcatttattctagactttttgttgcttgtgtgtatctaaaatctatttcattcattaattatgttgttctatgttatgattaatctaacgatccatttcaaattttaaatcgattgaatttgaagaagaagaagaagagaaacgtcattctccatacaaaatgtatggaatacccgggtatgctggttgccaacttacgtagtaaagtttaaaataaatcaaaataaaatatttactggttgttgaaaattacaatttatgcaccaaaaaatcggaaataaaaagttgggagGCTACAGAAATTTTCaggtcaatacaagcaatgaatcaaaagaaattgcagtttaaagttgaaaaaaatacccgggtatccggttgcctacttgaaggttaaaCTCTCTGATAGCACGATTGCGCTCTACGCACGATCCTAAAGCGAGTTTATAAACGCAATTTGTGtcaatattgtttaattttccgaAAAATCGTGTGCATTCAAAATAAAGCTATGGTGATTAATCCGTACTCTCCCGTGAAACTGAGTGCTGTGAAAAAccaagtgaaacaaaattctGAACATCTTGTATCCCTTGTTGGTCCTAAAATCCTATCGTTTATAGCACGCACATACTTATCAACTTGGAGTAATTTCGTGCGGTGTTGATGTTTTCTATTgctaaaaattgaataaacacATTCTTCTTCATAAATTTCGGATTATCACAGTATTTTGTCCGAAATTTACATACCgctaataaaatttatacCTATGgtcgaatgtaaacaaaagattAATAAGTACCACGGCCCTAATCGATTTGGACTGTCGGCGATTCATCTATCTGTGAAAAAGATTATTCCGATTAATCGTTTTGACAGAAAGTTTAATTAAAGACTAATTTTGAGAATAATATTAATCGTGTCTAAACGTTCGGTAAAGAGTTTGATCGTTTGCCCATAGTGATGGCCCATGATAATATGCACGCATGTTATCTACATGTCACCTCttgctaatacatgctctcttggtgtcggcaatctgaaaacagctgttttGTATGGGATCtcgtatcagccgacggaGAGTTTGAGCGAGTGGATGAAGGatgcttcccatttcatccatctcacttgcgctggcgatcgctctcacgggtttgacagtatgcaatgcaaaagtTGGCAGCTTCGCATTTCAATTTATCAATGTTTAGCAAATGAGTAGAGAAAAATGCCGAATTGTTTCTATATTTCCTTGAATTCTTCGTATTGCTTGAAGAGCCCCCAAACGGTTTTATGGAATACATcagtttataattaaatagaaCAGCTAGAATGACGAAAGCACGATTAAAGTTGGAAGGCTACTGAAAATTTCaggtcaatacaagcaatgaatcaatATAAATTGCAGTTTTCAGTTGAAAAAATACCCTGGTTACccggttgcctacttgaacgttaaaaatatatttagtattttttatgTATGAAAACCGGACTTTCCGACTTTGATTTTCTGACTTTGACCTAAAGATACATGAACATAGAAATAGTAGCTagagtgattttgttttattaagaataaaaaaattcaaggattcatgtatttttttttttgttattccgACCAGGCCGATGTGTTTCACTCGTAGTTCAAGATAAATATAAGCGTGCAGCCGCGCACTCAGCCTCAATTGATAACGTAGATAAAATTCGTACCGATGTTCATATTCTTGATGGTGCGATTGCTAAGCAGAACTTGCTGCTTCTCCATATCCACCATTAAATCTCCTTCCTCGATGGTCACCTTGCCAGACCGGTAGTCCTGAAACGTGGGTAGACTGCGCGGTCCCAGTACCGGATCTTCGTATCGCATAATTTCCAGAGCCGACAAGTCAGCTGAAATTGAAAGAGGATAGTACAGGTTTATCGTTTGTAATCGAAGCTTTCCATACAACAGTCCTCCAAAAACACTTACCTTTGAAACCAATTTGCTTCGCAAGCTTCTCTTTAAGCGTTTCGCTCGTACATCTATCAGACAGATTCATAGTGACCGCAAACAAGCCGGATCGTTCGACCGGATTCTCGAATGTTACTGTCACGAACGGTAGAACCTTGAATTC
Protein-coding sequences here:
- the LOC128305780 gene encoding uncharacterized protein LOC128305780; its protein translation is MDNIYAILNNLTANGHHRPEEERPELVEPVYEHTNYTTVEPETYVDTDKYRAGPPMLINKIVSPGPNTGKPGIDYPALAEIPETSFKCKDQRYKGFFGDPETNCQVWHYCDLNDGKASFLCPNGTIFSQVALTCDWWFNVKCSTTAQLYVLNERLYKYILPFTPKFPEDYSGPLVDKYA
- the LOC128304872 gene encoding leucine--tRNA ligase, cytoplasmic-like: MDVTMDFDEHDILKENYTYLFNTLEVDVLEFRYTHESDTPEKTREEVRPGVPFIEFKVLPFVTVTFENPVERSGLFAVTMNLSDRCTSETLKEKLAKQIGFKADLSALEIMRYEDPVLGPRSLPTFQDYRSGKVTIEEGDLMVDMEKQQVLLSNRTIKNMNIGTNFIYVIN